The Myxococcaceae bacterium JPH2 genome has a window encoding:
- a CDS encoding helix-turn-helix transcriptional regulator, producing the protein MAPRSRPVGELLRKWRQQRGISQMELALRAEVSTRHISFMETGRSIPSREMILHLAEELEIPLRDRNGLLVAAGHAPTYVERQLDDPALRAAREAVDMVLSGHEPYPALAVDRHWTLVSANGAIAPLLVGVDPALLQPPVNVLRLSLHPRGLAPRIVNLAQWRGHLLARLHRQVEMSTDSTLSNLLEELKALPAPAGGSSMHESPDVGVVVPLRLDTEAGQLSLFSTITVFGTANDITLSELAIESFFPADAATAEALRRLGQSGARPGSSDEARP; encoded by the coding sequence ATGGCACCCCGGAGTCGTCCTGTCGGAGAGCTGCTGCGCAAGTGGCGCCAGCAGCGGGGCATCAGTCAGATGGAGCTGGCCCTGCGCGCGGAAGTCTCCACGCGGCACATCAGCTTCATGGAGACGGGGCGCTCGATTCCCAGCCGGGAGATGATTCTCCACCTGGCCGAGGAGCTGGAGATTCCGCTGCGCGACCGCAACGGCCTGCTGGTGGCCGCCGGCCATGCGCCTACTTACGTAGAGCGGCAGTTGGATGACCCCGCGCTGCGCGCCGCGCGCGAGGCCGTGGACATGGTGCTCTCGGGACACGAGCCCTATCCGGCCCTCGCGGTGGATCGCCACTGGACGCTCGTCTCCGCGAACGGGGCCATCGCGCCGCTGCTCGTGGGCGTGGACCCTGCGCTGCTCCAGCCGCCGGTGAACGTGCTGCGGCTGAGCCTGCATCCGCGAGGACTCGCCCCGCGCATCGTCAACCTGGCGCAGTGGCGCGGACACCTGCTGGCGCGGCTGCACCGTCAGGTGGAGATGTCGACCGACAGCACGCTGTCGAACCTGCTGGAGGAACTCAAGGCGCTGCCCGCGCCCGCGGGCGGGTCGTCCATGCACGAGTCCCCGGACGTGGGCGTGGTGGTGCCGCTGCGGCTCGACACGGAAGCGGGTCAGCTCTCGCTGTTCAGCACCATCACCGTGTTCGGCACGGCCAACGACATCACGCTGTCGGAGCTGGCCATCGAGTCCTTCTTCCCAGCGGACGCGGCGACGGCGGAGGCCCTGCGGCGGTTGGGGCAGAGCGGCGCGCGGCCGGGCTCCTCGGACGAAGCCCGGCCGTAG
- a CDS encoding DEAD/DEAH box helicase, with the protein MSPQIHLDFAAEYAAHPALAAFHPVVRRWFASRLGEPSRPQVEGWPLIQAGHDVLVAAPTGSGKTLAAFLAALDSLFRLALEGTLPDCTQVLYVSPLKALGNDVQKNLLQPLEELMALARAEGFSPQPLRVQVRSGDTPAAERAQMVRRPPHILITTPESFYLYLTAERARATLRSVRTVIVDEIHALARDKRGSHFTLSLERLKALTDVRPQLIGLSATQKPLDAIAGFLTGATHRDCKRVEVGHLRPWELRVEIPDAELSSVASHEMWGQVYDRILQLIGEHRTTLIFVNTRKMSERVAHDLGERLGQELVAAHHGSMSREMRLVAEEKLKEGRLRCMVATASLELGIDVGNVDLVVQLGSTKAISVLLQRVGRAGHHKAGISKGVLFAMTRDELVECVALLNAVREGDLDRVIIPEKPMDVLAQQIVAACACEEWDERALFSILQRAYPYRDLTWEEYQQVLEMLSEGVAERRGRGGIHLHRDRVNQRLKGRRGVRITALTNGGAIPDTFTFTVTAEPEGKVVGTLDEDFAVESSAGDIFLLGSTAWRVQRVLGSTVVVEDAHGAPPNVPFWRGEAPGRTDELSLQVGRLRTELLAREDAAGFLEKELKVPPPAVDALLGYLRLGKKMLGDVVPSNTTVVAERFFDEAGGMQLIIHAPFGSRINRAWGMALRKRFCRSFDFELQAAATEDGILLSLGEQHSFPLADIFDFLHPDHVEEVLVQAILQSPLFGTRFRWVATRALTLSRMMGGKRVAPNIQRARSEDLLAAVFPAQVGCQDNHGGGDIELPDHPLVNQAMADCLREAMDIEGLREVLRRMKDGSVQLVARDVPEPSVFAHALINSQPYTFLDDAPAEERRVRNVALRRALPAEDAAAFGALDADAIAQVVEDAAPPMRDEDELHDALLQLVLVRASEVPRGMEVPLFAQGRVAWLELPAARFLVTAERGNAVRALFPSASTQPPLPVLEYDRPVEREAAVLQVVRGRMEMLGPTTVEELARLTMLDPSDVDAALHQLESQGSVLRGQFRPRDTASESPPLEWCDRRLLQRIHRMTVGRLRREIEPLSAQDFMRFLFRWHHLEDVDALRGSTGLLKAVRLLQGYEAPASAWERFLLPARMRGYTPDLMERACYAGEVAWGRVTLKDPPKPPGPRRGAAVPPPEPEPVRTSRASPTRNAPLTFTVREDLEWMLAAARPHAVLADGGVWLPPDLSAPARDVVAVLERRGACFFQELVTRARRLPAEVEDSLWELVARGLVTADAVQNLRVLQSPAHRKRQKLLQRGGPGRWSLLAPAEPKSADEVMDSLARLFLQRYGIVWRDLVMRESLAPSWRELLRVYRRMEARGELRGGRFVAGFVGEQFALPEAVDMARAVRRSPPSGVTVSLSGVDPLNLTGVVTPGPRVPAMPGNVVTYVDGLPKDISAEADEETDDGGPEEDTETGATNASRMN; encoded by the coding sequence ATGTCCCCGCAGATTCACCTCGACTTCGCGGCCGAGTACGCGGCTCACCCCGCGCTGGCCGCATTCCATCCGGTGGTTCGTCGCTGGTTCGCCTCGCGGTTGGGCGAGCCCAGTCGTCCCCAGGTGGAGGGCTGGCCGCTCATCCAGGCGGGCCATGACGTCCTCGTCGCCGCGCCCACCGGCAGCGGCAAGACGCTGGCGGCCTTCCTCGCCGCGCTGGACTCGCTGTTCCGACTGGCGCTGGAGGGCACGCTGCCGGACTGCACGCAGGTCCTGTACGTGTCCCCGCTCAAGGCGCTGGGCAATGACGTGCAGAAGAACCTGCTCCAGCCGCTCGAGGAGCTGATGGCGCTGGCTCGCGCGGAGGGCTTCTCACCCCAGCCGCTCCGGGTGCAGGTGCGCAGCGGTGACACGCCCGCCGCCGAGCGCGCGCAGATGGTGCGCCGCCCGCCGCACATCCTCATCACCACGCCCGAGTCGTTCTATCTCTACCTCACCGCCGAGCGCGCCCGCGCCACCCTGCGCTCCGTGCGCACGGTCATCGTGGACGAAATCCACGCGCTGGCGCGGGACAAGCGCGGCAGTCACTTCACGTTGTCGCTGGAGCGACTCAAGGCGCTCACGGACGTGAGGCCGCAGCTCATCGGTCTGTCCGCCACGCAGAAGCCGCTGGATGCCATCGCCGGGTTCCTCACCGGCGCCACGCATCGCGACTGCAAGCGGGTGGAGGTAGGCCACCTGCGCCCGTGGGAGCTGCGGGTGGAGATTCCCGACGCGGAGCTGTCCTCCGTGGCGAGCCATGAGATGTGGGGTCAGGTCTATGACCGCATCCTCCAGCTCATCGGCGAGCACCGCACCACGCTCATCTTCGTGAACACGCGCAAGATGTCCGAGCGCGTGGCGCACGACCTGGGCGAGCGCCTGGGCCAGGAACTGGTGGCCGCGCACCACGGCAGCATGTCGCGCGAGATGCGGCTCGTCGCCGAGGAGAAGCTGAAGGAGGGCCGCCTGCGCTGCATGGTGGCCACCGCCTCGCTCGAACTTGGCATCGACGTGGGCAACGTGGACCTCGTGGTGCAGTTGGGCAGCACGAAGGCCATCTCGGTGTTGTTGCAGCGAGTGGGCCGTGCGGGCCACCACAAGGCCGGCATCTCCAAGGGCGTACTCTTCGCGATGACCCGCGACGAGCTGGTGGAGTGCGTCGCGCTGCTCAACGCCGTGCGCGAGGGGGACCTGGACCGGGTCATCATCCCCGAGAAACCGATGGACGTGCTGGCGCAGCAGATTGTCGCCGCATGCGCTTGCGAGGAGTGGGACGAGCGCGCGCTCTTCAGCATCCTTCAGCGCGCCTACCCGTACCGCGACCTCACGTGGGAGGAGTACCAGCAGGTGCTGGAGATGCTCTCCGAGGGCGTGGCCGAGCGCCGCGGTCGAGGCGGCATCCACCTGCACCGCGACCGGGTGAACCAGCGGCTCAAGGGGCGGCGAGGCGTGCGCATCACCGCGCTCACCAACGGCGGCGCCATCCCGGACACCTTCACCTTCACGGTGACGGCGGAGCCCGAGGGCAAGGTGGTGGGCACGCTGGACGAGGACTTCGCGGTGGAGTCCTCGGCGGGAGACATCTTCCTCTTGGGCAGCACCGCGTGGCGCGTGCAGCGCGTGCTGGGCAGCACGGTGGTGGTGGAGGACGCGCATGGCGCTCCGCCCAACGTGCCCTTCTGGCGCGGCGAGGCGCCCGGACGCACCGACGAGCTGAGCCTCCAGGTGGGCCGCCTGCGCACCGAGTTGCTCGCGCGCGAGGACGCGGCGGGCTTCCTGGAGAAGGAGCTGAAGGTGCCGCCGCCCGCGGTGGACGCGCTGCTGGGCTACCTGCGCCTGGGGAAGAAGATGCTCGGCGATGTGGTGCCCAGCAACACCACCGTCGTGGCCGAGCGCTTCTTCGATGAAGCGGGCGGCATGCAGCTCATCATCCACGCGCCCTTCGGCAGTCGCATCAACCGCGCGTGGGGCATGGCGCTGCGCAAGCGCTTCTGCCGCTCGTTCGACTTCGAGCTTCAGGCCGCGGCCACCGAGGACGGCATCCTGCTGTCCCTGGGCGAGCAGCACTCGTTCCCGCTGGCGGACATCTTCGACTTCCTCCACCCGGACCACGTGGAGGAGGTGCTGGTGCAGGCCATCCTCCAGTCGCCGCTGTTCGGCACGCGCTTCCGGTGGGTGGCCACGCGGGCGCTGACGCTGAGTCGGATGATGGGCGGCAAGCGCGTGGCGCCGAACATCCAGCGCGCGCGCAGCGAGGACCTGCTCGCCGCGGTGTTCCCCGCGCAGGTGGGGTGCCAGGACAACCACGGCGGAGGCGACATCGAGCTGCCCGACCATCCGCTGGTGAACCAGGCGATGGCGGACTGTCTGCGCGAGGCCATGGACATCGAGGGGCTCCGCGAGGTGCTGCGGCGCATGAAGGACGGCTCTGTCCAGCTCGTCGCGCGCGATGTGCCGGAGCCCAGCGTGTTCGCGCACGCGCTCATCAACAGCCAGCCCTACACCTTTCTGGATGACGCGCCCGCCGAGGAGCGCCGCGTGCGCAACGTGGCCCTGCGCCGCGCGCTGCCCGCCGAGGACGCCGCCGCCTTCGGAGCGCTCGACGCGGACGCCATCGCGCAAGTGGTGGAGGACGCGGCGCCGCCCATGCGCGACGAGGACGAGCTGCACGACGCGCTCTTGCAGCTCGTGCTGGTGCGAGCCTCGGAAGTGCCGCGCGGCATGGAGGTTCCGCTCTTCGCGCAGGGGCGCGTGGCGTGGTTGGAGCTGCCGGCCGCGCGCTTCCTCGTGACGGCCGAGCGAGGCAACGCGGTGCGCGCCCTCTTCCCGTCCGCGTCGACGCAGCCACCGCTCCCGGTGCTGGAGTACGACCGGCCCGTGGAGCGCGAGGCGGCCGTGCTCCAGGTGGTGCGCGGACGCATGGAGATGCTCGGGCCCACCACCGTGGAGGAGCTGGCCCGGCTGACGATGCTGGACCCGTCCGATGTGGACGCGGCGCTGCACCAGTTGGAGAGCCAGGGCTCGGTGCTGCGCGGCCAGTTCCGCCCCCGCGACACCGCGTCCGAGTCACCGCCGCTGGAGTGGTGTGACCGTCGCCTGCTGCAGCGCATCCACCGCATGACGGTGGGGCGCCTGCGCCGGGAGATCGAGCCGCTCAGCGCGCAGGACTTCATGCGCTTCCTCTTTCGCTGGCACCACCTGGAGGACGTGGACGCGCTGCGGGGCTCCACGGGCCTGCTCAAGGCCGTGCGACTGTTGCAAGGCTACGAAGCGCCGGCCTCCGCGTGGGAGCGCTTCCTGCTTCCCGCGCGCATGCGTGGCTACACGCCCGACCTCATGGAGCGCGCGTGCTACGCGGGCGAGGTCGCCTGGGGACGCGTCACGCTGAAGGATCCCCCGAAGCCGCCGGGGCCGCGTCGAGGCGCGGCCGTGCCTCCGCCGGAGCCCGAGCCGGTGCGCACCTCGCGGGCCTCGCCCACGCGCAACGCTCCGCTCACGTTCACCGTGCGCGAGGACCTGGAGTGGATGCTCGCCGCCGCGCGCCCTCACGCGGTGCTGGCGGATGGCGGAGTGTGGCTGCCGCCCGACCTGAGCGCGCCCGCGCGAGACGTGGTGGCCGTGCTGGAGCGCCGAGGCGCGTGCTTCTTCCAGGAGCTGGTGACGCGAGCGCGGCGCCTGCCAGCCGAGGTGGAGGACTCGCTGTGGGAGTTGGTGGCGCGGGGGCTCGTCACGGCGGACGCGGTGCAGAACCTGCGCGTCCTCCAGAGTCCCGCGCACCGCAAGCGGCAGAAGCTGTTGCAGCGCGGCGGCCCGGGGCGCTGGAGCCTGCTCGCTCCGGCCGAGCCGAAGTCCGCGGACGAGGTGATGGACTCACTGGCGCGGTTGTTCCTCCAGCGCTACGGCATCGTGTGGCGCGACCTGGTGATGCGCGAGTCCCTGGCCCCGTCGTGGCGCGAGCTGCTCCGCGTGTATCGCCGGATGGAGGCGCGCGGCGAGCTGCGCGGAGGCCGCTTCGTGGCGGGCTTCGTGGGTGAGCAGTTCGCGCTGCCCGAGGCCGTGGACATGGCGCGAGCGGTGCGCCGGTCTCCGCCCTCGGGCGTGACGGTGAGCCTGTCCGGAGTGGATCCGCTCAACCTCACGGGCGTGGTGACGCCCGGCCCGCGCGTGCCCGCCATGCCCGGCAATGTCGTCACCTACGTGGACGGCCTCCCGAAGGACATCTCCGCCGAGGCGGACGAAGAGACCGATGACGGAGGCCCCGAAGAGGACACCGAAACGGGGGCCACGAACGCATCCCGGATGAACTGA
- a CDS encoding NAD(P)-dependent alcohol dehydrogenase, with protein sequence MQAYRIAPNTQVPFGLERFEREARAPGPHEVLVRVRAVSLNYRDLIISRMANSMKGKVPTPIPCSDGAGDVIAVGTNVTRFRPGDRVAASFFPHWVDGPVSAQRTSEPLGGLDADGMLAEHVVLPESAFYAVPAHLDYAEAATLPCAGVTAWNALFVEGHVKPGGTVLMLGTGGVSVWAMQLARAAGLRTIITSSSDEKLARARALGAHETINYRTTPEWQDEVLRLTQGQGVDMVVEVGGQDTINRSIASLRMGGRLTIVGRVSGAGGAPVEPISLIVGNKHMSGVYVGSRAMAEDLCNFVSLTGIRPAVDRVFDFADAPQAFSYLESAAHFGKVIIRVGN encoded by the coding sequence ATGCAGGCCTATCGCATCGCCCCCAACACGCAGGTCCCCTTTGGCCTCGAGCGCTTCGAGCGCGAGGCCCGCGCTCCCGGTCCCCACGAGGTGCTGGTGCGCGTGCGCGCGGTGTCCCTCAACTACCGCGACCTCATCATTTCGCGCATGGCCAACTCGATGAAGGGCAAGGTCCCCACGCCCATCCCCTGCTCGGATGGCGCGGGTGACGTCATCGCGGTGGGCACGAACGTGACGCGCTTCCGGCCGGGTGACCGCGTGGCCGCGTCGTTCTTCCCGCACTGGGTGGATGGCCCCGTCAGCGCCCAGCGCACCTCGGAGCCGCTCGGTGGCCTTGACGCGGACGGCATGCTGGCCGAGCACGTGGTGCTCCCCGAGAGCGCCTTCTACGCGGTGCCCGCGCACCTGGACTACGCCGAGGCCGCCACCCTGCCCTGCGCGGGCGTCACGGCCTGGAACGCGCTCTTCGTCGAGGGCCACGTGAAGCCAGGCGGCACCGTGCTCATGCTGGGGACGGGCGGCGTGTCCGTGTGGGCCATGCAGCTCGCGCGAGCCGCGGGCCTGCGGACGATCATCACCTCGTCCAGCGATGAGAAGCTCGCGCGGGCGCGGGCGCTCGGCGCGCATGAAACCATCAACTACCGCACCACGCCGGAGTGGCAGGACGAGGTGCTCCGGCTCACCCAGGGCCAGGGCGTGGACATGGTGGTGGAGGTCGGCGGGCAGGACACCATCAACCGCTCCATCGCCTCGCTCCGCATGGGCGGGCGGCTGACCATCGTGGGCCGGGTCAGCGGCGCGGGCGGCGCCCCGGTGGAGCCCATCAGCCTCATCGTTGGCAACAAGCACATGTCGGGCGTCTACGTGGGCAGCCGCGCCATGGCCGAGGACCTCTGCAACTTCGTGTCGTTGACGGGCATCCGCCCGGCGGTGGATCGCGTCTTCGACTTCGCGGACGCGCCCCAGGCCTTTTCCTATCTGGAGAGCGCCGCGCACTTCGGCAAGGTCATCATCCGCGTGGGGAACTGA
- a CDS encoding ammonium transporter — translation MRKWLVLALLVGVGVAGLLWVPAEQVTEGGPLNAADTAWLLTATALVLLMTPGLSFFYGGMVRLKNVVSTLLQSFIAMAVISLLWVVVGFSLSFGASFHGLIGDPRTFFMFSGVGTRTHPDLAPTVPLLLFALFQLKFAIITPALITGAFAERVRFKAYVLFMVLFSLFIYAPLAHWTWHPEGFLHRWGVLDFAGGTVVHMSAGFAALAGALVLGRRQGHKEHATHAPANLPFVMLGTGMLWFGWFGFNAGSALAASGTATLAFATTNTASAAAMLGWIAFDWLRGRKPGALGACVGAVVGLVAVTPAAGYITVGQSILVGLVASFVSNAAANFKSRTAIDDTLDVFPCHGLGGVVGMVLTGVLAKDVGLLYGGTRTFLMHLLGLLIVSVFSFAGSWLLYKLVDRIVPLRVTREAEEEGLDLSQHGETVGELSPGTFTSATPPEPSTSVPALA, via the coding sequence ATGCGGAAGTGGCTGGTTCTGGCGCTGCTGGTGGGTGTGGGAGTGGCGGGGCTGTTGTGGGTGCCGGCCGAGCAGGTGACGGAAGGCGGTCCGCTCAACGCCGCGGACACGGCGTGGCTGCTCACGGCGACCGCGCTGGTGCTGCTGATGACGCCCGGCCTGTCGTTCTTCTATGGCGGGATGGTCCGGCTGAAGAACGTGGTGTCCACGCTGCTCCAGAGCTTCATCGCCATGGCGGTCATCAGCCTGCTCTGGGTGGTGGTGGGCTTCAGCCTGAGCTTCGGCGCGAGCTTCCACGGCCTCATCGGGGATCCGCGCACCTTCTTCATGTTCAGCGGCGTGGGGACTCGAACGCACCCCGACCTCGCGCCCACGGTGCCGCTCCTGCTGTTCGCGCTCTTCCAGCTCAAGTTCGCCATCATCACGCCCGCGCTGATCACGGGCGCGTTCGCCGAGCGGGTGCGCTTCAAGGCGTACGTGCTCTTCATGGTCCTCTTCAGCCTGTTCATCTACGCGCCCCTGGCGCACTGGACCTGGCACCCGGAGGGCTTCCTGCATCGCTGGGGCGTGCTGGACTTCGCGGGCGGCACGGTGGTGCACATGTCCGCGGGCTTCGCGGCGCTGGCGGGCGCGCTGGTGCTCGGGCGGCGCCAGGGGCACAAGGAGCACGCGACGCACGCTCCCGCCAACCTGCCCTTCGTGATGCTGGGCACGGGCATGCTGTGGTTCGGGTGGTTCGGCTTCAACGCGGGCTCGGCGCTGGCCGCGTCGGGCACGGCGACGCTGGCGTTCGCCACGACGAACACGGCGTCCGCCGCGGCGATGCTCGGATGGATTGCCTTTGACTGGCTGCGCGGACGCAAGCCGGGCGCGCTGGGGGCCTGCGTGGGCGCGGTGGTGGGGCTGGTCGCGGTGACGCCCGCCGCGGGCTACATCACCGTGGGGCAGAGCATCCTGGTGGGGCTGGTGGCCAGCTTCGTGAGCAACGCGGCGGCGAACTTCAAGAGCCGCACCGCCATCGATGACACGCTGGATGTCTTCCCCTGCCACGGCCTGGGCGGCGTGGTGGGCATGGTGCTCACGGGCGTGCTGGCCAAGGACGTGGGCCTGCTCTACGGCGGCACGCGCACGTTCCTCATGCACCTGCTGGGGCTGCTCATCGTCTCGGTGTTCTCGTTCGCGGGCTCGTGGCTGCTCTACAAGTTGGTGGACCGCATCGTCCCGCTGCGCGTCACGCGCGAGGCCGAGGAAGAGGGGCTCGACCTCAGCCAGCACGGCGAGACGGTGGGGGAACTGTCGCCTGGGACATTCACCAGCGCGACGCCTCCCGAGCCCAGCACGTCTGTGCCAGCGCTGGCGTGA
- a CDS encoding cysteine synthase family protein, with protein sequence MRAPCRPLPADGRFLQSVGPTPLVPVKLDADGPTIWCKLEFLNPSGSTKDRIARYMLEKAWRLGELCPGGKVVEASSGSTSIALALASAQMGCSFTAVMPEGVTDERLLTIRAYGGDVLLVPRAEGIRGAIARAESFAKEHGAYAPRQFENPDNAEAHRVWTGQEILAQVPGGLVHGVVSGVGTGGTVVGLYQAFAEAGCPVTAFVARPVAGLGCDIECCSFSSRVPGVVDGLSRLYREADMPGTVELDISDDVAMGTARALIRRGFPVGPSSGLNYAAAVEAARRLGPSAQVVTVFPDRMERYFSTELIQPKPAPAKGVA encoded by the coding sequence ATGCGCGCTCCCTGTCGCCCGCTCCCCGCGGATGGACGTTTCCTCCAGTCCGTCGGTCCCACGCCGCTCGTCCCTGTGAAGCTGGACGCGGATGGACCCACCATCTGGTGCAAGCTCGAGTTCCTCAACCCCAGCGGCTCCACCAAGGACCGCATCGCGCGGTACATGCTGGAGAAGGCCTGGCGCCTGGGTGAGCTGTGCCCGGGCGGCAAGGTGGTGGAGGCCTCCAGCGGCTCGACGAGCATCGCCCTGGCGCTGGCCAGCGCGCAGATGGGCTGCAGCTTCACCGCGGTCATGCCCGAGGGCGTGACGGACGAGCGCCTCCTGACCATCCGCGCGTATGGCGGTGACGTGCTGCTCGTCCCGCGCGCCGAGGGCATCCGTGGCGCCATCGCCCGCGCCGAGTCCTTCGCGAAGGAGCACGGCGCCTATGCGCCGCGCCAGTTCGAGAACCCCGACAACGCCGAGGCGCACCGCGTGTGGACGGGGCAGGAGATTCTCGCGCAGGTGCCGGGCGGGCTCGTGCACGGCGTGGTGAGCGGCGTGGGCACCGGCGGCACCGTGGTGGGCCTGTATCAGGCGTTCGCGGAGGCCGGCTGTCCGGTGACGGCGTTCGTCGCGCGGCCCGTGGCGGGCCTCGGCTGCGACATCGAGTGCTGCAGCTTCAGCTCGCGCGTGCCGGGCGTGGTGGACGGCCTGTCGCGGCTGTACCGCGAGGCCGACATGCCGGGCACCGTGGAGCTGGACATCTCCGACGACGTGGCCATGGGCACCGCGCGCGCGCTCATCCGCCGAGGCTTCCCCGTGGGCCCGTCCTCGGGCCTCAACTACGCGGCCGCCGTCGAGGCCGCCAGGCGCCTGGGGCCCAGCGCGCAGGTGGTGACGGTGTTCCCGGACCGCATGGAGCGCTACTTCTCCACCGAGCTCATCCAGCCGAAGCCCGCGCCCGCCAAGGGCGTGGCCTAG